In Candidatus Leptovillus gracilis, a single window of DNA contains:
- a CDS encoding ABC transporter permease — MSENVAQSARKANVNSLVRLLRYTAVRVVALFFTVVIGVYFTVLVANMGGHVDKIRQAQIREEVLTSYSADIQFQRLPQDERASIIAAQIAIREAQFGLDQPFVIRSFRYLWNAITLNLGFSDNMSSDSGSRLVRNIILERLPSTLLLFGTANLLLFFISLFMGLGLSRRYGSLPDKLVIGLAPTSAAPGWFYGLFLILIFASLLRWLPFGGMVSTPPPDNPIDYALSLLKHMILPVTATLMSAIFLTAYNYRTFFLIYSSEDYVEMAKAKGLPNGMIERRYILRPTLPTIITNFALLLISLWTGAIILETVFNWPGIGQLYFRAIGLFDTPVILANVVVYAYLLALTVFLLDFIYALVDPRVRIGEGGKGQ, encoded by the coding sequence CTGTCCGAAAACGTTGCCCAATCGGCGCGTAAGGCAAATGTTAATTCATTGGTGCGTTTACTTCGCTACACCGCTGTAAGGGTCGTGGCGCTCTTTTTTACAGTGGTTATAGGCGTTTACTTTACGGTATTGGTGGCCAATATGGGCGGTCATGTTGACAAGATCCGTCAAGCCCAAATCCGTGAAGAAGTCTTAACATCGTATTCGGCCGACATTCAATTTCAACGGCTTCCCCAAGACGAGCGCGCGAGTATCATTGCGGCGCAAATAGCAATTCGGGAGGCTCAGTTTGGCCTGGATCAGCCGTTTGTCATACGCAGCTTTCGTTATTTATGGAATGCGATCACCCTAAACCTGGGGTTTTCTGACAATATGAGCAGCGACAGCGGTTCACGCTTAGTCAGGAATATTATTCTGGAACGTTTACCCTCCACATTATTGCTTTTCGGCACGGCAAACCTGCTCCTTTTCTTTATAAGTTTGTTCATGGGCTTAGGACTGTCACGGCGATATGGCAGTCTCCCCGACAAACTTGTCATAGGCCTGGCGCCAACTTCAGCGGCGCCAGGCTGGTTTTATGGGTTATTCCTCATTCTTATTTTTGCAAGTTTATTGAGATGGCTGCCCTTTGGGGGCATGGTTAGCACACCGCCGCCCGATAATCCCATTGATTACGCGCTCAGCCTATTAAAGCACATGATCTTGCCCGTAACTGCCACTCTAATGAGCGCCATATTTTTGACAGCCTATAATTACCGCACCTTCTTTCTAATTTATTCCAGCGAAGATTACGTGGAAATGGCCAAAGCCAAGGGACTACCGAACGGTATGATTGAGCGCCGATATATTCTCCGCCCCACCTTACCAACCATTATCACCAACTTTGCTTTGCTGCTTATCTCATTGTGGACAGGCGCCATCATTCTGGAAACAGTATTCAACTGGCCGGGTATCGGTCAGCTTTACTTCCGCGCTATCGGCCTCTTCGATACCCCTGTGATTTTGGCTAACGTTGTTGTATATGCCTACCTTCTGGCGCTAACTGTCTTTTTATTGGACTTTATTTATGCATTGGTTGACCCGCGCGTGCGTATTGGCGAGGGAGGTAAAGGTCAATGA
- a CDS encoding ABC transporter permease has product MKKVASFFQQIGRYPSAVIGMVIIGFLLVVSIVTPIALPYSEAIRLWRGGEDVWRESPSYAWPLWYNWFTSRDLPATIAFRSAEGDGDKTIERLSESTREVLFVYEFDFPYDEFPPELILYSSAQYVSKQPHVELTWFTPDDREIRIGEFSSSSSSSFRFGQDSRLQRRLERETGITDITAEKGLFDDPSKEGLQILQGTYRLEVTALLFEENSDIDTTFVSYGLVHGLAGTDHRRRDLMVALLWGTPIAMAFGLLAALGTTVTTMTIAATGVWFGGWLDGTIQRLTEVNAIIPVLPILIMVGTFYSRSIWLMLGIVILLSIFGISIKQYRAIFLQVRELPYIDAARAYGAGNMRIVFRYMVPRVLPLTIPQIVILVPGFVFLEASLAVLGLGDPILPTWGKIIQDANSQGALFNGLYYWILQPAGLLMLAGLGFAMVGFSLDRIFNPRLREL; this is encoded by the coding sequence ATGAAAAAGGTCGCTTCTTTTTTTCAGCAGATCGGTCGTTACCCTTCAGCGGTGATTGGCATGGTCATTATCGGCTTTCTTCTTGTCGTGTCAATCGTCACGCCAATTGCCCTGCCATATAGCGAGGCCATCCGGTTGTGGCGTGGCGGTGAGGATGTTTGGCGGGAATCGCCCAGTTATGCCTGGCCTCTCTGGTACAATTGGTTTACCAGTCGTGACTTACCCGCGACCATTGCATTTAGAAGTGCGGAGGGCGATGGAGACAAAACGATCGAGCGTCTATCAGAAAGTACTCGTGAAGTCCTCTTTGTGTATGAGTTTGACTTTCCCTACGATGAATTCCCCCCAGAGCTGATTCTGTACTCCAGCGCACAATATGTGTCGAAACAGCCCCATGTTGAATTGACCTGGTTTACACCTGACGATCGCGAGATTCGCATTGGCGAGTTCTCCTCGTCGTCATCTTCTTCCTTCCGCTTTGGGCAAGATAGTCGTTTGCAGCGTCGGCTGGAGCGCGAAACGGGAATTACCGACATTACTGCAGAAAAAGGGCTGTTTGATGATCCATCGAAAGAGGGCCTGCAAATTTTGCAGGGAACATACCGGCTTGAAGTTACAGCGCTGCTTTTTGAGGAGAATTCAGATATTGACACCACGTTTGTGAGTTATGGCCTGGTACACGGCCTGGCCGGAACCGACCACCGGCGGCGAGACCTGATGGTGGCTTTGCTATGGGGCACACCGATTGCTATGGCTTTTGGTTTGCTGGCAGCCCTCGGCACAACGGTCACCACCATGACTATCGCGGCGACTGGAGTCTGGTTTGGCGGTTGGCTTGATGGGACTATTCAGCGGCTAACAGAGGTGAATGCCATTATTCCAGTGCTACCTATTCTGATTATGGTAGGAACCTTTTATTCCCGAAGTATCTGGCTGATGCTGGGGATAGTCATCCTTTTGAGTATTTTCGGCATATCCATAAAACAATACCGCGCGATCTTCTTGCAAGTTCGAGAATTACCTTATATTGACGCGGCGCGGGCATATGGAGCGGGAAACATGCGCATTGTCTTTCGTTACATGGTTCCGCGTGTCCTGCCACTTACCATCCCCCAAATCGTTATTTTGGTTCCTGGGTTCGTGTTCCTGGAGGCGTCATTGGCCGTTCTGGGCCTGGGCGATCCCATTTTGCCAACCTGGGGCAAAATTATTCAGGACGCTAATTCACAGGGCGCGTTGTTTAACGGGTTGTATTACTGGATTTTGCAGCCAGCCGGCCTGTTAATGTTAGCCGGTCTTGGTTTCGCCATGGTTGGTTTCTCCCTTGACCGTATCTTCAATCCCAGATTGCGGGAGCTTTAA
- a CDS encoding ABC transporter ATP-binding protein, giving the protein MIEKGNELLTVKGLRLHFKTSRGPVQAVDGVDFDLPRNEATVILGESGCGKSSMAKAMLRLLPRNVDRYDGEVYLYGQDIMKLNNEAFRKEIRWKKISMVPQAAMNALNPVMRIGDQVAEPAMVHLGLSKKDALTQALRMFAQVGVPADFLHRYAFELSGGMRQRTALAMALVTLPDLVILDEPTSALDVLTQAGIMNLMKRIKKEMETSFILITHDIATSSELADNVAVMYAGQIVEVSDARRFFAGPLHPYSKKLMASVPRLRETVEPDFIVGQPPSLLNPPTGCRFAARCPARFEKCDQEPPVTIQEGDRQVKCWLYD; this is encoded by the coding sequence ATGATTGAAAAAGGCAACGAACTTTTGACGGTAAAAGGGCTGCGTTTGCACTTTAAGACAAGCAGAGGCCCGGTTCAAGCTGTTGACGGTGTTGATTTTGATTTACCCCGTAATGAGGCAACAGTCATTCTTGGTGAGTCGGGTTGTGGCAAAAGCTCAATGGCAAAAGCGATGCTGCGCCTTTTGCCGCGTAATGTGGACAGGTATGATGGCGAAGTGTACTTGTATGGTCAAGACATCATGAAGCTCAACAACGAGGCTTTTCGCAAGGAAATTCGCTGGAAAAAAATCTCCATGGTACCCCAGGCGGCGATGAATGCGCTGAATCCGGTGATGCGGATAGGTGATCAAGTCGCTGAACCGGCGATGGTACATTTGGGTCTGAGCAAGAAGGATGCGCTTACCCAGGCGCTGCGTATGTTCGCCCAGGTTGGGGTTCCGGCGGACTTTCTTCACCGGTATGCTTTTGAGCTAAGTGGGGGTATGCGGCAGCGGACCGCATTGGCTATGGCCCTGGTCACGCTGCCTGACCTGGTAATTTTGGACGAGCCGACGTCGGCCCTCGATGTTTTGACCCAAGCCGGGATCATGAATTTGATGAAACGCATCAAAAAAGAGATGGAGACTAGCTTTATCTTGATTACCCACGATATCGCAACGTCGAGCGAATTGGCTGATAACGTGGCAGTTATGTATGCCGGGCAAATTGTTGAAGTTAGTGACGCCCGTCGTTTCTTTGCTGGGCCGCTGCATCCATATTCAAAAAAGCTGATGGCCAGTGTGCCTCGCCTGCGCGAAACGGTCGAACCTGATTTTATAGTCGGACAGCCGCCCAGTTTGTTAAATCCACCAACCGGCTGCCGTTTTGCGGCCCGCTGCCCCGCTCGTTTTGAGAAGTGCGATCAAGAGCCTCCAGTAACTATTCAAGAGGGTGATCGCCAGGTGAAATGTTGGCTTTATGACTAG
- a CDS encoding ABC transporter ATP-binding protein has protein sequence MSDTHDDSKSIGHEDGQPLLQIQDLHVWYELKRFGFGHAGYVRAVDGVNFNLKQGEAMACVGESGCGKSSLMKTILGLNKPTKGGIVFDNAQLTEMRGEELRLYRSKIGYIQQDPYGALPTFMSVQRILEEPLIINGVKDKEERLVRVRRALEEVKLTPVDEVLSKFPHMLSGGQQQRVVIARAMIMEPKLLVADEPVSMLDASVRVEILRLLRNLQETHNLAVIYITHDLSTVRYFSEYIFVMYAGEIVEFAKMEDLLNDPKHPYTLALLEASSDPDADNALVMREIPRGEPPSLVNPPTGCRFNPRCPHVIPGTCDVKRPPDFIVTPEHRVACWLYE, from the coding sequence ATGAGCGACACACACGACGATTCAAAGAGTATTGGGCATGAAGATGGGCAGCCACTCCTGCAAATTCAGGATTTACACGTTTGGTATGAGTTGAAGCGCTTTGGTTTCGGTCATGCTGGCTACGTGCGTGCGGTGGATGGCGTAAACTTTAATTTGAAGCAGGGTGAAGCAATGGCTTGCGTGGGTGAGAGCGGCTGCGGCAAGTCGAGCTTGATGAAAACGATTTTGGGCCTGAACAAACCCACAAAAGGCGGCATTGTATTTGATAACGCACAGTTAACTGAAATGCGCGGCGAGGAACTACGCCTCTATCGGTCAAAAATAGGTTATATACAACAGGATCCGTATGGCGCGCTGCCCACGTTTATGTCTGTGCAGCGTATTTTGGAAGAGCCGTTGATTATTAACGGCGTCAAGGACAAAGAGGAGCGATTGGTCCGTGTTCGCCGAGCATTGGAAGAGGTTAAGCTGACGCCAGTTGATGAGGTATTGTCGAAGTTCCCACACATGCTTAGTGGTGGACAGCAGCAGCGGGTTGTTATCGCTCGTGCCATGATCATGGAGCCAAAACTCCTTGTGGCCGATGAGCCGGTGTCTATGCTGGATGCTTCGGTGCGTGTGGAGATTTTGCGCCTTTTGCGTAATTTGCAGGAAACTCATAATCTGGCGGTCATCTACATCACCCATGATCTTTCTACTGTCCGCTACTTTTCTGAATATATTTTTGTTATGTATGCTGGCGAGATCGTTGAATTCGCTAAGATGGAAGATTTACTAAATGATCCGAAGCATCCATATACCTTGGCGCTCTTGGAAGCATCTTCTGACCCCGACGCCGACAATGCGTTGGTCATGCGGGAGATCCCGCGAGGAGAACCACCAAGTCTGGTGAACCCGCCAACTGGCTGCCGCTTCAACCCGCGCTGCCCGCATGTGATTCCTGGAACTTGTGACGTAAAACGGCCGCCTGACTTTATCGTTACCCCTGAACACAGGGTGGCCTGCTGGTTGTATGAGTGA
- a CDS encoding site-specific integrase — protein MAEDDTGLTVKENHRLARQGDLAFIGVAANQAAAHYSFADYRQRRAKKTIRTQTAALLLWVQYLEYIGAATRLLADAATWADGCFTPRQQRESARYAETQAVALPQIWAAAYCQNTPAAWEGITWGLVEGYVKWLLTQGYSIATVNNRLSAIKVYTRLAAKAGVITPAEQALIREVRGYGATEGKRVDEVREQTRVGYKKETAVVLTAQQASQLKKKHPTTPQGIRDRLMIALFLDLGLRASEVAGLRVEDLAERGYATVHRQKTDTTDRMKLSADIMQALQDYRPFLRQSGILLRGSRKNGQLTDEVMSVRAIGSRIKLLGRDILGVWELSPHDLRHTWATQAARNSSPFVLRDAGGWSNMQTPSRYVERAEVVNEGIELDY, from the coding sequence ATGGCTGAAGACGACACAGGATTGACAGTAAAAGAGAACCATCGCCTGGCGCGGCAAGGTGATCTGGCTTTTATTGGCGTGGCGGCGAATCAGGCAGCGGCCCACTACAGTTTTGCCGATTACCGGCAGCGCCGGGCGAAAAAGACAATTCGCACACAAACGGCCGCTTTGCTCTTATGGGTGCAATATCTGGAATACATTGGCGCAGCGACCCGTCTTCTGGCCGATGCGGCAACCTGGGCTGACGGGTGTTTTACACCGCGGCAGCAGCGCGAATCGGCACGATATGCAGAAACGCAGGCTGTCGCCCTGCCCCAGATATGGGCGGCGGCTTACTGCCAAAACACGCCGGCCGCCTGGGAAGGCATTACTTGGGGTTTGGTTGAAGGTTATGTTAAGTGGTTGCTGACCCAAGGCTACAGCATCGCCACCGTGAATAACCGCCTGTCGGCCATTAAGGTGTACACACGTCTGGCTGCCAAAGCCGGCGTCATTACGCCTGCCGAGCAGGCGCTTATCCGGGAAGTGCGCGGTTATGGCGCAACTGAAGGCAAGCGGGTGGACGAAGTCCGCGAACAGACCAGAGTGGGATACAAGAAAGAAACGGCCGTTGTCCTGACCGCCCAACAAGCCAGCCAACTGAAGAAAAAGCATCCAACCACCCCCCAGGGCATCCGTGACCGGCTGATGATTGCTCTATTTTTGGACCTGGGACTGCGCGCCAGCGAAGTGGCTGGGCTGAGGGTGGAAGACCTGGCAGAACGTGGCTACGCCACCGTGCACCGCCAAAAAACGGACACGACAGACCGCATGAAGTTATCGGCCGACATCATGCAGGCTTTGCAAGATTATCGGCCATTTTTGCGCCAAAGTGGTATCCTACTGCGTGGGAGCCGCAAGAATGGGCAGTTAACAGATGAAGTGATGTCTGTGCGCGCCATAGGTAGTCGCATCAAGTTGTTGGGGCGAGATATTTTGGGTGTGTGGGAACTGAGTCCCCACGACCTGCGGCACACCTGGGCGACACAGGCGGCCAGGAACAGCAGCCCTTTTGTGCTGCGCGATGCTGGCGGTTGGTCGAATATGCAGACGCCCAGCCGCTACGTCGAACGAGCGGAAGTGGTAAACGAGGGCATCGAACTGGATTATTGA
- a CDS encoding histidine phosphatase family protein codes for MQHLFLVRHSAVMVRPRIPVAEWALSGNGRSLCHTLAQTLAAHPTPPTRIITSLERKAGETGEILAADWNIPCQAKPGLHEHERQSTPFFTDQAAFATAVSQFFSHPNKLVLGEETAVAAFNRFDTAVRQQIAAYPNDTLALVTHGTVLSLFISRYNGFIEPFSFWQSLTMPAAFLMTLPNLCLKTSFLVQPYSS; via the coding sequence ATGCAGCATCTCTTTTTGGTTCGTCATTCAGCGGTGATGGTAAGGCCGCGTATTCCGGTGGCAGAATGGGCGCTTTCGGGCAACGGCCGTTCCCTCTGCCACACTCTGGCCCAAACATTGGCTGCCCACCCCACCCCACCAACCCGCATCATTACCAGCCTGGAACGCAAAGCGGGAGAGACTGGCGAAATCCTGGCCGCTGATTGGAATATACCCTGTCAAGCCAAGCCAGGATTGCATGAACACGAACGACAGAGCACGCCTTTCTTCACGGATCAAGCCGCGTTTGCGACGGCCGTTTCCCAATTCTTCTCCCATCCGAACAAACTGGTGCTGGGTGAGGAAACGGCCGTTGCCGCCTTCAACCGGTTCGATACGGCCGTGCGCCAACAAATCGCCGCTTACCCCAATGATACCCTGGCCCTTGTTACCCACGGGACCGTGCTGAGTCTGTTCATCAGCCGCTATAACGGTTTCATTGAACCGTTTTCTTTCTGGCAATCCCTCACCATGCCCGCCGCCTTTTTGATGACACTCCCCAATCTCTGTCTCAAGACCTCCTTTCTGGTCCAACCTTATAGCAGCTGA
- a CDS encoding aldehyde dehydrogenase family protein: MSEERIKVTYSTLASPNPRLHQLYEEAVERAKANFGKNYPLFINGEERFAEKSFAKRSPINLDWVMGHFQYGTEQDVEDAIAAAKAAFPHWSGLPWQERIAIMRKAADLISDRLFDMGANMSLEIGKNRLEALGDVEETADLIRYNCDAIEKNNNFSFDLLAESDKHHNRSVLKPYGVWVVISPFNFPGALAGGPAGAALIAGNTVVLKPATDTPLTAWFLTECFRDAGVPAGAFNFITGSGRVVGEKLVTHPDVAGITFTGSYDVGMHILRTFANGRYPRPVIAEMGGKNPVIVSKKADLDKAAMGVMRSAFGLQGQKCSACSRVYVHADVKNAFMDKLLALTKEIHVGDPTNKENWMGPVANKGAFDDYMQFVADLRAAGDIVFGGEALPGNGYFAAPTIVDNLPHDHYLWKQEMFLPIVTVHPFTDLEDAMAKANDVEYGLTAGFFSEDDAEVQWWLDNIEAGVLYVNRASGATTGAWPGYQSFGGWKGSGSTGKAAGSFYYIQQYMREQSQTIVA, encoded by the coding sequence ATGTCCGAAGAACGTATAAAAGTCACCTATTCAACCCTGGCCAGCCCTAATCCCAGACTGCATCAACTCTATGAAGAAGCAGTTGAACGAGCAAAAGCCAACTTTGGCAAAAACTATCCCCTGTTCATCAACGGCGAAGAGCGCTTTGCCGAAAAGTCGTTTGCCAAGCGCAGCCCCATCAATCTTGATTGGGTGATGGGTCATTTTCAATATGGCACAGAGCAAGATGTGGAAGACGCCATCGCCGCCGCCAAAGCCGCTTTTCCCCACTGGAGCGGACTGCCCTGGCAAGAGCGCATCGCCATCATGCGTAAAGCGGCCGATCTGATCAGCGACCGTCTCTTCGACATGGGGGCCAACATGAGCCTGGAAATCGGCAAAAATCGCCTGGAAGCGTTGGGCGACGTGGAGGAAACGGCCGATCTCATCCGCTATAACTGCGACGCCATCGAGAAAAACAACAATTTCAGCTTCGATCTTCTGGCCGAAAGCGACAAACACCACAACCGCAGTGTCCTCAAGCCCTACGGCGTCTGGGTGGTCATTTCTCCCTTTAATTTCCCCGGCGCGTTGGCCGGTGGTCCGGCCGGCGCAGCGCTCATCGCCGGTAACACCGTTGTCTTAAAACCGGCTACCGACACGCCACTAACCGCCTGGTTCCTCACCGAATGTTTCCGCGACGCTGGCGTCCCGGCGGGCGCGTTCAACTTCATCACCGGCAGCGGCCGGGTGGTGGGCGAAAAATTAGTAACGCATCCAGATGTGGCGGGCATCACTTTCACCGGCAGCTATGACGTGGGGATGCACATTTTACGGACGTTTGCCAACGGCCGTTACCCCCGTCCGGTCATCGCTGAAATGGGTGGCAAAAATCCGGTCATCGTCAGCAAAAAGGCTGACCTGGACAAAGCCGCTATGGGTGTGATGCGTTCCGCCTTTGGCCTGCAAGGCCAGAAATGCTCCGCCTGCTCCCGCGTCTACGTCCACGCCGACGTCAAAAACGCTTTCATGGACAAACTCCTGGCGCTGACCAAAGAAATCCACGTCGGCGACCCCACTAACAAAGAAAATTGGATGGGACCGGTAGCCAACAAAGGCGCCTTCGACGATTACATGCAGTTTGTGGCCGACTTGCGCGCCGCTGGCGACATTGTGTTTGGCGGCGAGGCGCTGCCCGGCAATGGCTACTTTGCCGCCCCGACCATCGTGGACAATCTGCCCCACGATCATTATCTGTGGAAGCAGGAAATGTTCCTGCCCATCGTTACTGTCCACCCCTTCACTGACCTGGAAGATGCAATGGCCAAAGCCAACGATGTGGAATACGGCCTGACGGCCGGTTTCTTCAGCGAAGATGACGCCGAAGTACAGTGGTGGTTGGACAATATCGAGGCCGGCGTTTTGTATGTTAACCGCGCTTCGGGCGCGACCACCGGCGCATGGCCTGGCTACCAATCCTTTGGCGGTTGGAAAGGCAGCGGCTCCACCGGCAAAGCGGCCGGCAGCTTCTACTACATCCAACAGTATATGCGCGAACAAAGCCAGACTATTGTGGCGTGA
- a CDS encoding CoA transferase subunit A, with product MTNKLISMQQAVSQYVQDGDVVAIEGFTAFICFAAAHEIIRQGKRDLTLARMTPDLVYDQMIAAGVAKKLIFSYLGNPGVGSLYGIRRAVEKGIPRPLEIEEYSHFGMVGRYIAGASKLPFFPLRSYTGSDMAAANPLIKQVDSPYGDGPIAVVPPLNPDVAFLHAQRADAQGNTHLWGLLGMQKEVAFAAKKVVIVVEEIVDEAVIARDPNRTLIPGLVVDAVVHEPYGAHPSYVQGYYDRDNAFYLDWAESSGDQAATEAWLQQWVYNVPDRAAYLAQLGQERLDSLAPGELLAEPVNYGRYT from the coding sequence ATGACCAACAAACTCATCTCCATGCAGCAAGCGGTAAGCCAGTACGTGCAAGACGGCGATGTGGTGGCGATTGAAGGCTTTACCGCATTCATCTGTTTTGCCGCCGCCCACGAGATTATTCGCCAGGGCAAGCGCGACCTGACCCTGGCGCGCATGACGCCGGACCTGGTGTATGATCAGATGATCGCCGCCGGGGTGGCCAAAAAACTGATTTTTAGTTACCTGGGTAATCCGGGCGTGGGCAGCCTGTATGGCATTCGCCGGGCAGTAGAGAAAGGCATCCCACGGCCGTTAGAAATCGAAGAATATTCCCACTTTGGCATGGTCGGGCGTTACATTGCCGGGGCCAGCAAGCTACCCTTTTTCCCCTTACGCAGCTACACCGGCAGCGACATGGCCGCCGCCAACCCGCTCATCAAACAAGTAGACAGCCCCTATGGCGATGGCCCTATCGCCGTTGTGCCGCCGCTGAATCCCGACGTGGCTTTCCTGCACGCCCAACGCGCCGACGCCCAGGGCAACACCCATCTGTGGGGGCTGCTGGGAATGCAAAAAGAGGTCGCCTTTGCCGCCAAAAAAGTCGTCATTGTGGTGGAAGAAATCGTAGACGAGGCGGTCATCGCCCGTGACCCCAACCGCACCTTAATCCCCGGCCTGGTGGTAGACGCGGTCGTCCATGAGCCGTATGGCGCGCATCCCAGCTACGTCCAGGGTTACTACGATCGGGACAACGCTTTTTATCTGGATTGGGCCGAAAGCTCTGGTGACCAGGCAGCGACCGAGGCCTGGTTGCAGCAGTGGGTCTACAACGTGCCTGACCGCGCCGCTTATCTGGCGCAGTTGGGCCAGGAACGGCTGGACAGCCTGGCGCCTGG